A genomic region of Peptoniphilus sp. ING2-D1G contains the following coding sequences:
- a CDS encoding Hydantoin racemase (This family contains aspartate racemase, maleate isomerases, glutamate racemase, hydantoin racemase and arylmalonate decarboxylase; Family membership): protein MLIINPNSDGEMTLKIKEVVKSFKTEFIEVDVVGMEKTPKLVFSKQTIKATYEEVSETILKNKENYEIFILACHLDPNLYELRKLTNKIILGIGECSVLFSKMLGKTFSIIGSSDKTIELKKDMVDRYGALDGLKDVGYPEKENGEDLKRALLKASLNSMDKYNSDSIVLGCAGFVGVDAFIESNLKKDVFDGIIVALMIAENYAKYKEYKESLSFK, encoded by the coding sequence ATACTTATAATTAATCCCAACAGCGATGGAGAAATGACATTAAAAATAAAAGAAGTTGTAAAATCTTTCAAAACGGAATTTATAGAAGTAGATGTAGTTGGAATGGAAAAGACGCCTAAACTTGTATTTTCAAAGCAAACGATAAAGGCTACCTATGAAGAAGTTTCTGAAACCATATTAAAAAACAAGGAAAATTATGAAATATTTATTTTAGCCTGCCATTTAGATCCAAATTTATATGAACTTAGAAAATTGACAAATAAAATAATACTTGGGATTGGAGAATGTTCGGTATTGTTTTCTAAAATGCTTGGAAAAACTTTCTCCATAATAGGTTCATCTGATAAGACCATTGAATTGAAAAAAGATATGGTTGACCGATATGGGGCTTTAGACGGTTTGAAAGATGTGGGTTATCCTGAAAAAGAAAACGGAGAAGATTTAAAGAGAGCTTTGTTAAAAGCATCTTTAAATTCGATGGATAAATATAATTCAGATTCCATAGTTTTGGGATGTGCAGGATTTGTAGGAGTAGATGCATTTATTGAGTCTAACTTAAAAAAGGATGTTTTTGACGGTATAATAGTTGCGCTTATGATAGCGGAAAATTATGCGAAATATAAAGAATACAAGGAAAGCTTAAGCTTTAAGTAA
- a CDS encoding Amidase, hydantoinase/carbamoylase family (Hydantoinase and carbamoylasehydrolyse the amide bonds of compounds containing carbamoyl groups or hydantoin rings.Enzymes in this subfamily are key biocatalysts for the production of optically pure amino acids from dl-5-substituted hydantoins (SSH); High confidence in function and specificity), whose protein sequence is MNRLLKNLKDIGEIGKGLDGEGISRLAFSKEYFEALEKLQNLAKSKGLNTDVDKVGNLFITYNPKNADKYIMIGSHLDTVRDGGLYDGALGIFSGFEIIETLIEQKHELSHGIILACFNAEEGSEMGGTFGSRSICGNNIVNEDFEEKLKHYSLSVKDVKSCEIDFSNIVAFLEIHIEQGGTLENEKYDVGIVDGIVGITRYNILIKGTANHAGTTPMNLRDDPIRKLPEILNKLYKEAEKFSQPFVMTVGNIVIKPGMYNVIPGSAEILTEVRDLSQTNIDKFYKAIKDHVKSDSNIEITKNIEKPAVKLDEKIIGIMVKTAKENNYNYKLMSSGAGHDAKEMSKKVPTAMIFIPSVNGVSHSPEEYSKPEDIESGASLFYDCLINIDRSLL, encoded by the coding sequence ATAAATAGACTTTTAAAAAATTTAAAAGATATAGGAGAGATTGGAAAAGGATTGGATGGAGAGGGGATTTCAAGACTTGCTTTTTCAAAAGAATATTTTGAAGCTTTGGAAAAACTGCAAAATTTAGCAAAAAGCAAAGGCCTAAATACCGACGTTGATAAGGTAGGAAATTTATTTATTACTTACAATCCTAAAAACGCAGATAAATATATAATGATCGGTTCACATCTGGATACGGTAAGAGATGGAGGTCTGTATGATGGAGCTTTGGGCATATTTTCCGGGTTTGAAATTATAGAAACTCTTATAGAACAAAAACATGAATTAAGTCACGGAATAATACTTGCCTGTTTCAATGCTGAAGAAGGCAGTGAAATGGGAGGAACATTCGGCAGCAGGAGCATTTGTGGGAATAATATTGTAAATGAAGATTTTGAAGAAAAATTAAAACATTATTCTTTAAGTGTAAAAGATGTTAAATCTTGTGAAATAGATTTTTCTAATATAGTTGCATTTTTGGAAATTCATATTGAACAAGGTGGGACTTTAGAAAATGAAAAATATGATGTGGGTATAGTAGATGGTATTGTAGGCATAACAAGGTATAATATCTTAATTAAAGGAACGGCAAACCATGCAGGTACAACTCCGATGAATTTAAGAGATGATCCCATAAGAAAATTACCTGAAATTTTGAATAAGCTATACAAAGAAGCTGAAAAATTCTCACAACCCTTTGTAATGACAGTTGGAAATATAGTTATAAAGCCCGGAATGTATAATGTTATTCCGGGAAGTGCTGAAATTTTAACTGAAGTAAGAGACTTAAGTCAAACGAATATAGATAAATTTTATAAAGCAATAAAAGATCATGTTAAATCTGACTCAAATATTGAAATTACTAAAAATATAGAAAAACCGGCTGTAAAATTAGATGAAAAAATTATTGGCATAATGGTAAAAACTGCGAAGGAAAATAACTATAATTATAAACTTATGAGCAGCGGGGCAGGACATGATGCAAAGGAAATGAGTAAAAAAGTACCAACGGCAATGATATTTATACCAAGCGTTAATGGAGTAAGTCATTCACCGGAAGAATATTCAAAACCTGAAGACATAGAATCCGGCGCAAGTTTATTTTATGATTGCTTGATTAATATTGATAGGAGTTTATTATGA
- a CDS encoding hypothetical protein (The structure of this domain is known and is; High confidence in function and specificity), producing MDLNQLKYFQAVAYVKSFSVAAKKLYVTQPTISIAISKLEEELDVNLFLRSGKVVELTEYGEILLKATNEIIGKINSTKLAINELKYANENIVKVSVTSPQFLQGINIFLDNNCIKFKQTVNKLEDVKKLMDYNLIDISITSPGYESNNIKHKLLFKDEFMLAVHKNNRLSKLKEVCLNDLKHENFILLDRGFPFRQQTDLLFESLNFIPNILMECDHELRRLLLNQNSGITISSKSAKLRGLYDDVINFIPLNDVKQSRDIVLSWNKNVYKSKGVEAFCNFIIDYYNNLRKK from the coding sequence ATGGATTTAAATCAGTTAAAATATTTTCAAGCAGTTGCATATGTAAAAAGTTTCTCGGTTGCTGCAAAAAAACTTTATGTTACACAACCAACTATAAGTATTGCAATATCTAAGTTGGAAGAAGAGTTAGATGTCAATTTATTTTTAAGGTCAGGAAAAGTAGTTGAGTTGACGGAATATGGAGAAATTTTATTAAAAGCGACAAATGAAATTATAGGCAAGATTAACAGTACCAAATTAGCAATAAATGAGCTGAAATATGCAAATGAGAACATAGTTAAAGTATCTGTTACCAGCCCGCAATTTCTGCAAGGAATAAATATATTTCTTGATAACAACTGTATAAAGTTTAAACAAACAGTAAATAAACTGGAAGATGTAAAAAAACTTATGGACTACAATCTCATAGATATAAGCATAACATCTCCCGGATATGAAAGTAATAATATTAAACACAAGCTCTTATTTAAAGATGAATTTATGTTAGCAGTTCATAAAAATAACAGATTATCAAAGTTAAAGGAAGTATGTTTGAATGATTTGAAACACGAGAATTTTATCTTGTTAGATAGAGGATTTCCTTTTAGGCAACAAACAGATTTATTGTTTGAGAGTTTAAACTTTATTCCAAATATTTTGATGGAGTGTGATCATGAACTCAGAAGATTGTTGTTAAATCAAAACTCAGGGATTACAATTTCCTCCAAATCTGCTAAATTAAGAGGATTATACGATGATGTAATCAATTTTATACCCTTAAATGATGTTAAGCAAAGTAGAGATATAGTCTTATCCTGGAATAAAAATGTTTATAAATCCAAGGGGGTAGAGGCGTTTTGTAATTTCATAATTGATTATTACAATAATTTAAGAAAGAAATAG